The Nostoc sp. 'Peltigera membranacea cyanobiont' N6 genome contains the following window.
AGAGACATTTTGCAGTTGACTTTTGTCTACAAAGGGTTCCAATTTTACCCCAGAGGCAACAGCCACAGCTTGCCAACGCTCATTAACATAACTCCCAGTTGCCCGGACTTTACCACCACTGACATTAAGAGCCACATTGCGGAAAGAGACGATGCGATTTGGAGAAATAGCAACTTCACCAGTTCCGGGGTAAGTTCCGTTAGGCGCTTGGAATTGTACCGAAGTTTGGACATTGGTAGAAGCACCAGTTAATTGGGCTGTAGCTGAGACATTGCCAATTTGGAATGCGGGTGTTGTTCCATAAACTTTTGCGATCGCATCCCCTGGAACATTCTTGGCAGCGAAATTTAAATCCAGTCGCGGCGTTTTACCGAGTTTAATTGTGCCAGCACCAGTAATATCACCACCAACTATGGCTTTACCTTGAATATCTTTCAGGCTAAGTAAAGAGGAACTAGAACTAGTAACAAGCTCAAATTTACTACTGATGCTCTTAAAATCAACTTTGTCAATCCGGGCAGTTTTTATTGTGGTAACTGAACCTGAGAGAATTGGCTCTTTAGTCGATCCGGTAATCAGCAAATCTGCTTGTACTTGTCCAGCGATCGGTACAGGTAGTTTTACCTTCAGAGTATCCTGGGCATTAGCCAAACTCACGGTATTTACGTGCCCTGCCAACTTAAAACCTGCTTGAGTGTCGATGATTCCTGTAGCCACCACAGGAATTTTGCCGTAGTTGGTAGTAACATTATTTAACTGCAACTCCGTTCCCTGAAAACGGAGATTTCCTTGGCTATTGCTTAACAGTTGCGGCACTTTGGGTATTTGAAGCGTTACCCCTTGCACAGCAGCATTGCCATACAATAAAGTCTGCTGTCCTGGTGTCAACCGAACTAACAAGTCGCCATTGGCTCGACCCGCCTGTAAGTTCACTGGTAACTTAATCAACCGAGTAATATCAGCAGCGAACAAATCTTGTGCTTGCAACTGAAAATTGCCTGCCAGCACCTTAGAACGTGTCTCTCCCTGAATGGAAATATTGCCACCACTGTCTGCTTGACCCCCCACATCAAACCGGATCAACTGGTTGTTTGCTAAAAGTTGGGCAGATCCATTCAGTTGAGAAAATGTTATGGGGGCGGTGGGAGATGAGGAGGATCTTGCACCCCCATCCTCCCCTGCCTCCCCTGCCTCCCCTGCCTCCTCTACTCTCTTCTGCGGCATCAACGCCAGCTTGGCATTGCGAAACCGCAGGTAATCCAAATCAGTTTTAAGGGCACCGCCTTCACCTGACGACGCGATGCTAGTGGAAACCCAGCGCTCTTGGTTATCCTGTTCAATATAAATATCTGGATTGACTAAGGTAACATCTAGCTTTAAATGGCGGTTAAAAATTAGTTGTAACAGGTCAAAACCCACTTCTACGGTTTCGACTGTAGCCCGATCTGGATCTGTGGGTGTAGCTGGGATAGATGAAGCCCCAAACTGCACTCCCATCAAGGAAAATTGTGTGACTCTTCCCAGTTTTACCGGACGATTGAGTGTAGTAGTCAGACTTTGTTGTGCCAGCGGTGTTAACTCTGTTTGGACAAAAGTCCACAACCGCCAAATACCAATGATAACTCCTAACAGTAAAAGTCCGCCCAAAGCAATACTACCCCGCCTCAACACCAGCAACCACAGACGCTTGCGGATAGGGCATGGAGAGTGAGTATCTTGATTGGGAGATTTAGTCATTTGCTTTCACTGTATTAATTGCCGGATGTCGCTGGCACACACAAGCATTAACTGACACATTGATTCAGTATGCCATTTCCAGGATACGCCAACTAAACCCAAGACCCCATTGGTTGAGTTACGGTATTTGCTTCATCCAATACTTATGCTTCATAATATTGGCCTTTTCAGGTAAATCTGATCTGAATAGAGTGAAAATTGTTCCTTTGACTTTTGCAGAGGGACAACCTAGAACTTTAATATGAATAGAACTTAAAAAAGACAGATGATTACACCAATGCGTGTTTTTGTGTTGATTTTTAATGCTCGAACGGAAAATGAGGGGATTCACACGATTCGGGAGGGCAAACGCAATAAAATTCTGATGTTCGAGTCAGAAGACGACGCGACGCGCTTTGCCCTGATGCTGGAAGCTCAGGATTTTCCCGCACCGACACCAGAGCCAATGGATGCTGAGGAAATCAAGGAATTTTGCGAAAGTGCTGGATATGAATGGGAAATAATCCCAGAAAACAGCAATTTAGTCGTCACTCCCCCAGAACTGAACGTGGAACAAACTGACTGGCAAGCGGATGCCCAGAAGGAGGATACTGTTGAAGACACCTTCCCTCTCAATCAACAGCCACTAGAAGAATCAGAATTATCTAATTCTGAATTAGAGAAGATGCGTCGCAAATTGGAAGGATTGCTGTAATTAGTCATTAGTCATTGGTCATTGGTCATTGGTCATTGGTCATTAGTCATTGGTCATTAGTCATTGGTCATTGGTCATTGGTCATTGGTCATTGGTCATTTGGTCGCTAACTGACTAATGACAAAGGACAACGGACAAAAGACAACGGACAAAGGACAAATGACAAACTTGCAAGAACGCGGGCATCTTTTAACCGAGATGGTAAATTCTAACAGTCTTAACTTAGACCAGCTTAATTCTCTGGAATTAGTAGAACTGTTTAATAGCGAAGACCAAAAAGCAGTCGCAGCTGTTGCGGCGGCGAAAGTTCAGTTGGCTGAAGCAATTGATACCACCGCCGAGCGTTTGCGCCACGGGGGACGCTTATTTTATATCGGTGCAGGCACAAGTGGTCGGTTAGGGGTATTAGATGCTGCTGAATGTCCACCTACTTTTTGTACGCCCCCAGAGTTAGTACAGGGGATTATTGCTGGTGGTGCGGGTGCGCTGGTACGCAGTTCGGAAGATTTAGAAGATAGCATTGAAGATGGCGAGGCTGCGATCGCTGGGCGACACATTACCCAGCTAGATGTTGTCGTCGGCATTACTGCTGGTGGTACAACGCCTTATGTCCACGGTGCCCTTCACGCTGCTCGTCAACGGGGAGCCAGTACTATTTTTATCGCCTGTGTTCCGGCTGAACAAGTTAGCTTTGATGCCGATATTGACATTCGCTTATTGACAGGGCCAGAAATCATCGCCGGCTCAACTCGCCTGAAAGCTGGTACAGCCACTAAGTTAGCGTTAAATATCCTTTCCACTGGAGTAATGGTTAAACTAGGTAAGGTTTACGGCAATCGGATGGTGGATGTGGCAGTAACAAATCAAAAGTTACGCGATCGCGCTTTGCGAATTTTGCAAGACCTCACAGGTTTAAGTCGAGAAGCTGCTGGTTTTTTATTAGAACGCAGTGGGAAATGGGTTAAGCTAGCGCTATTGATGCACTGGACTGGTTTGGAAAAAGACCAGGGCCATCGGCTTCTTTCAGAACACCAAAGTAATCTTAGAGCAGCTGTTATGAGCTATCAAAACCACAATCAATCTTAAAGAAGTTTTCTTCAATAAATACTCTATAGGTGGCTGCTACTTGCCTGAGTAGCACACCTTTTTTTAGTATAATATTTCCTAGAAAGCTCACTAAAATTAAAATTGATGTGTATTAATAAATGTAAAGTTAGATAAATATTTTTAACATTCAATAACTAAAGCAAAAATATCTAGAAACTGCTAATCTTTTTGTAAACAGAAATTCAGAACTTATACGGATATAATTCCGTATGGAAATTATTAAAATGATATATCAATACTGAATGCATCTTAAATGATGTGGGCTATAGCAATATATTTGAGTTATAAAGCCTATTGATAATAAACTTTATGCTATAGGACTTATGGACTAGCAAGATATTTGCTCTTTTCCGATCGCCCTTGATTTTAATAAACTTGATTTAAACCGCTATATATCAAATGTATTTCCACTTTTTGAGGTGTCTGCTGACCACTATATAGCTAGTGTTGGTTTTTCAATAACTGGCTTTTTAATACAAGGAACAAAGTATGACCCACTCGGAACTTATTCTTTCAAATAACCTGGTTAATGAATTTAAAACTTGTACTCAATTACAATATAATGGGAGATTAAATATTAAAAGTTCAAAAGGTAGCCAATGGACTTTTTACTATCGACTAGGACGGATAGTTTGGGCAACAGGTGGAACTCATCCCTTCCGGCGCTGGCGCAGACAGATGGCTCAAAATTGTCCTCAGATTGAGGTTGATAAATTGCTGTTGCGTTCGCAAGACATATCAATGGATTACTGGGATTACCGTCTTCTAGAAATCTTTCATAAAAAACAGAAAATTCAGAGAGAACAGATTCAGTGTATTGCCGAAAACACCATAGCAGAACTATTATTTGACCTAGCTCTACAAGGAAATTTTGCTTCTATAAGTTGCAATCGCAACCAAGAAGTTATCTTAGAAACACCAATAAGCTTCACGAGTGCAGAAATGTCTGTAAGGCACATGCAAGACTCGTGGAAAACTTGGTCAGAAGCTGGTTTAGCAAATTTTTCTCCTGACTTAGCACCAGTTCTGCGGCGACCAGAACAACTTCAGCAGATGGTAAGTCCGTCTGTCTACAAAAACTTTGTGAGTTTAATCAACGGCAAATTAACTTTGCGAGATTTAGCCGTGAAAATGAAGCAAAGTGTACTACCGCTCACCCGTTCGTTGCTTCCCTATATCCTTAAAGGAATCATCGAATTGGTGGAAGTACCCGACACGCCCTTAGTGCCTTTAGTCGTGACTGAGGTCAATAATAAGCCTGTCACTGCACAACCAAAGAAACCAAATGCTCCACTAGTAGCCTGTGTGGATGATAGCCCTCAAGTCTGTAAAATGCTAGAGGATATTATCACTTCCAATGGATTAAGGTTTATGAAGATTCAAGATGCTGTACAAGCTCTCCCAACCCTTATTCAAGATAAACCAGACCTGATTTTCTTAGATTTGATTATGCCAGTCGCTAGTGGTTAC
Protein-coding sequences here:
- a CDS encoding DUF3110 domain-containing protein, translated to MITPMRVFVLIFNARTENEGIHTIREGKRNKILMFESEDDATRFALMLEAQDFPAPTPEPMDAEEIKEFCESAGYEWEIIPENSNLVVTPPELNVEQTDWQADAQKEDTVEDTFPLNQQPLEESELSNSELEKMRRKLEGLL
- the murQ gene encoding N-acetylmuramic acid 6-phosphate etherase — protein: MTNLQERGHLLTEMVNSNSLNLDQLNSLELVELFNSEDQKAVAAVAAAKVQLAEAIDTTAERLRHGGRLFYIGAGTSGRLGVLDAAECPPTFCTPPELVQGIIAGGAGALVRSSEDLEDSIEDGEAAIAGRHITQLDVVVGITAGGTTPYVHGALHAARQRGASTIFIACVPAEQVSFDADIDIRLLTGPEIIAGSTRLKAGTATKLALNILSTGVMVKLGKVYGNRMVDVAVTNQKLRDRALRILQDLTGLSREAAGFLLERSGKWVKLALLMHWTGLEKDQGHRLLSEHQSNLRAAVMSYQNHNQS
- a CDS encoding response regulator, translating into MTHSELILSNNLVNEFKTCTQLQYNGRLNIKSSKGSQWTFYYRLGRIVWATGGTHPFRRWRRQMAQNCPQIEVDKLLLRSQDISMDYWDYRLLEIFHKKQKIQREQIQCIAENTIAELLFDLALQGNFASISCNRNQEVILETPISFTSAEMSVRHMQDSWKTWSEAGLANFSPDLAPVLRRPEQLQQMVSPSVYKNFVSLINGKLTLRDLAVKMKQSVLPLTRSLLPYILKGIIELVEVPDTPLVPLVVTEVNNKPVTAQPKKPNAPLVACVDDSPQVCKMLEDIITSNGLRFMKIQDAVQALPTLIQDKPDLIFLDLIMPVASGYEICTQLRRISAFANTPVIILTGSDGLLDRVRAKVVGSTDFITKPVVADKVMSIVRKYLPTSSVPIEKSKAKVDVFQEAGGRRQEAGGRRQEAGGSHA